In the genome of Perca fluviatilis chromosome 4, GENO_Pfluv_1.0, whole genome shotgun sequence, one region contains:
- the barx1 gene encoding homeobox protein BarH-like 1 isoform X1 encodes MQHPLEMGAHYYPPEVHDHRTHRYRSFMIEEILTDHPEHKASTPAGELLKFGVHALLSARPFHNQLVLKADQTSLLKFPMSPLSCSLGSPLGSPLLSAASGLQLGTASHHLPLDLHLRGKLDHGADGGSKTKKGRRSRTVFTELQLMGLEKRFEKQKYLSTPDRIDLAESLGLSQLQVKTWYQNRRMKWKKIVLQGGGLESPTKPKGRPKKNSIPSSEQLSEQERSAADTDRQSEGSSSHENAQEE; translated from the exons ATGCAGCATCCTTTGGAAATGGGGGCGCATTACTATCCTCCGGAGGTACATGACCACAGAACTCATCGCTACAGGAGTTTCATGATAGAGGAGATCCTGACTGACCACCCCGAGCATAAAGCGTCGACTCCGGCCGGGGAGCTCCTTAAATTCGGGGTACACGCTCTCCTGTCCGCCCGGCCTTTCCATAACCAGCTGG TGCTAAAAGCCGACCAGACGAGCCTCCTCAAGTTCCCCATGTCTCCGCTCTCCTGCTCGCTGGGCTCCCCGCTCGGCTCCCCGCTGCTGTCCGCGGCGTCGGGCCTGCAGCTCGGCACGGCGTCTCACCACCTGCCGCTTGACCTGCACCTCCGCGGTAAGCTGGACCACGGGGCCGACGGGGGCAGCAAGACCAAGAAGGGCCGGCGAAGCCGCACCGTGTTCACCGAGCTGCAGCTCATGGGGCTGGAGAAACGCTTCGAGAAGCAGAAGTATCTCTCTACGCCTGATAG AATAGATCTGGCCGAGTCTTTGGGCCTCAGTCAGCTGCAAGTGAAAACATGGTACCAGAACAGAAGGATGAAGTGGAAGAAAATT GTGTTGCAGGGAGGAGGCCTGGAGTCACCCACCAAACCAAAAGGCCGCCCAAAGAAGAACTCCATCCCCAGCAGCGAGCAGCTCTCTGAACAGGAACGATCTGCCGCTGACACTGACCGCCAATCCGAAGGCTCGAGCTCCCATGAGAACGCTCAGGAGGAATGA
- the barx1 gene encoding homeobox protein BarH-like 1 isoform X2, whose translation MQHPLEMGAHYYPPEVHDHRTHRYRSFMIEEILTDHPEHKASTPAGELLKFGVHALLSARPFHNQLVLKADQTSLLKFPMSPLSCSLGSPLGSPLLSAASGLQLGTASHHLPLDLHLRGKLDHGADGGSKTKKGRRSRTVFTELQLMGLEKRFEKQKYLSTPDRSGRVFGPQSAASENMVPEQKDEVEENCVAGRRPGVTHQTKRPPKEELHPQQRAAL comes from the exons ATGCAGCATCCTTTGGAAATGGGGGCGCATTACTATCCTCCGGAGGTACATGACCACAGAACTCATCGCTACAGGAGTTTCATGATAGAGGAGATCCTGACTGACCACCCCGAGCATAAAGCGTCGACTCCGGCCGGGGAGCTCCTTAAATTCGGGGTACACGCTCTCCTGTCCGCCCGGCCTTTCCATAACCAGCTGG TGCTAAAAGCCGACCAGACGAGCCTCCTCAAGTTCCCCATGTCTCCGCTCTCCTGCTCGCTGGGCTCCCCGCTCGGCTCCCCGCTGCTGTCCGCGGCGTCGGGCCTGCAGCTCGGCACGGCGTCTCACCACCTGCCGCTTGACCTGCACCTCCGCGGTAAGCTGGACCACGGGGCCGACGGGGGCAGCAAGACCAAGAAGGGCCGGCGAAGCCGCACCGTGTTCACCGAGCTGCAGCTCATGGGGCTGGAGAAACGCTTCGAGAAGCAGAAGTATCTCTCTACGCCTGATAG ATCTGGCCGAGTCTTTGGGCCTCAGTCAGCTGCAAGTGAAAACATGGTACCAGAACAGAAGGATGAAGTGGAAGAAAATT GTGTTGCAGGGAGGAGGCCTGGAGTCACCCACCAAACCAAAAGGCCGCCCAAAGAAGAACTCCATCCCCAGCAGCGAGCAGCTCTCTGA